One genomic window of Corvus cornix cornix isolate S_Up_H32 chromosome 24, ASM73873v5, whole genome shotgun sequence includes the following:
- the SLC37A2 gene encoding glucose-6-phosphate exchanger SLC37A2 isoform X2 has protein sequence MRAALAPGVRLLRALPRDSRYRGLTLVLTFLSYTSYHLSRKPISIVKSQLHPNCSALGLNPHNDSNSSTWCCWAPFDGDNYKELFGALDNAFLVAYAIGMFISGIFGERLPLRYYLSGGMVLSGLFTALFGLGYFWDIHVLWYFIVVQVCNGLVQTTGWPAVVACVGNWFGKGKRGLIMGIWNSHTSVGNILGSLIAGAWVSSAWGLSFVVPGIIITTVGIICFFFLVEYPEDVDCSPPLHHMAHDEDPGGVTISEKDPEAVTSNEGPLSLSGQSSVDHSHSPKEPAEEPEAISFLGALRIPGVVEFSLCLLFAKLVSYTFLYWLPLYIVNVAHFGAKEAGDLSTLFDVGGILGGIFAGLISDYTGGRATTCCVMLVVAAPMLFLYNHIGQNGIGTSIAMLIICGALVNGPYALITTAVSADLGTHESLKGNAKALSTVTAIIDGTGSIGAALGPLLAGLISPTGWNNVFYMLIAADVLACLLLARVVVKEARGWCGYMARKRGSSVQLTESVMDGK, from the exons aTGAGGGCAGCGCTCGCCCCCGGGGTTCGCCTGCTCCGCGCCCTCCCCCGGGACAGCCG CTATCGGGGGCTGACTCTGGTACTGACCTTCCTCTCCTACACCAGCTACCACCTCTCCCGAAAACCCATCAGCATCGTCAAG agccagctgcaCCCCAACTGCTCAGCCTTGGGCCTGAACCCCCACAATGACTCCAACAGCAGCACATGGTGCTGCTGGGCCCCCTTTG ATGGGGACAACTACAAGGAGCTTTTTGGGGCGCTGGATAATGCCTTCCTGGTGGCCTACGCCATCGGGATGTTTATCAG cGGCATTTTTGGGGAGCGCCTCCCTCTGCGCTATTACCTGTCGGGGGGAATGGTGCTGAGTGGGCTCTTCACTGCACTTTTCGGCCTCGGCTACTTCTGGGACATCCATGTCCTCTGGTACTTCATCGTTGTGCAG GTCTGCAATGGGCTGGTGCAGACGACTGGCTGGCCTGCGGTCGTGGCATGCGTTGGAAACTGGTTTGGGAAAGGAAA GAGAGGTTTGATCATGGGCATCTGGAACTCGCACACCTCCGTCGGCAACATCTTAGGGTCGCTCATCGCCGGCGCCTGGGTTTCCTCTGCCTGGGGCCTGTCCTTCGTTGTGCCCGGCATCATCATCACCACCGTGGGCATCATCTGCTTCTTCTTCCTCGTGGAGT atCCTGAAGATGTTGACTGCAGTCCACCTCTGCATCAC ATGGCTCATGACGAGGATCCTGGAGGAGTGACCATCAGTGAGAAGGATCCTGAAGCAGTCACCTCCAACGAGGGCCCACTCAGCCTCTCAGGCCAGAGCAGTGTGGATCACTCCCACAGCCCCAAGGAGCCAGCTGAGGAGCCCGAAGCCATCAGCTTCCTTGGGGCACTTCGGATACCT ggTGTGGTGGAGttctccctgtgcctgctcttTGCCAAACTGGTGAGCTACACCTTCCTCTACTGGCTGCCCCTCTACATTGTCAACGTCG CTCATTTCGGTGCCAAGGAAGCCGGGGACCTGTCGACCCTCTTTGATGTTGGGGGTATTTTAG GGGGGATCTTTGCTGGCCTCATCTCTGACTACACTGGCGGCAGGGCCACCACGTGCTGCGTGATGCTGGTGGTTGCCGCTCCCATG ctgttcctgTATAACCACATCGGTCAGAACGGCATTGGCACATCAATAG CGATGCTGATCATCTGTGGTGCTCTGGTTAATGGGCCCTACGCGCTCATCACAACAGCGGTGTCGGCAGATTTG GGAACCCATGAATCTCTCAAAGGAAATGCCAAAGCCCTTTCGACTGTCACAGCCATCATCGACGGCACGGGATCCATTG GTGCTGCACTGGGGCCGCTGCTCGCTGGGCTCATCTCTCCCACGGGCTGGAATAATGTCTTTTACATGTTGATAGCTGCTGATGTCCTGGCTTGTCTG CTCCTTGCTCGTGTGGTGGTCAAAGAGGCCCGTGGCTGGTGTGGCTACATGGCGAGGAAGAGAGG CTCTAGTGTGCAGCTAACAGAGTCAGTGATGGATGGGAAATAG
- the TMEM218 gene encoding LOW QUALITY PROTEIN: transmembrane protein 218 (The sequence of the model RefSeq protein was modified relative to this genomic sequence to represent the inferred CDS: inserted 1 base in 1 codon) produces MAGALGVGPGVLALLLLWAMALLLVLALARAGRARCAAVPVLLGAAALTAALLLFPXEGESPAPAGAEEIVDTFFIGRFILLAVMSLVFLGCLFLLLIYHLMEPVYAKPLHSS; encoded by the exons ATGGCGGGCGCGCTGGGCGTGGGGCCGGGGGTGctggcgctgctgctgctctgggccatggcgctgctgctggtgctggcgCTGGCCCGCGCCGGCCGCGCCCGGTG CGCCGCGGTGCCGGTGCTGCTCGGAGCCGCCGCGCTCACGGCCGCGCTGCTGCTCTTCC GGGAGGGCGAGAGTCCGGCCCCGGCCGGCGCTGAGGAG atTGTGGACACCTTCTTCATTGGCCGCTTCATCCTCCTGGCTGTGATGAGCCTGGTCTTCCTTGGGtgcctgttcctgctcctgatTTACCACCTCATGGAACCTGTGTATGCCAAGCCGCTCCACAGCAGCTAG
- the SLC37A2 gene encoding glucose-6-phosphate exchanger SLC37A2 isoform X4 encodes MRAALAPGVRLLRALPRDSRYRGLTLVLTFLSYTSYHLSRKPISIVKSQLHPNCSALGLNPHNDSNSSTWCCWAPFDGDNYKELFGALDNAFLVAYAIGMFISGIFGERLPLRYYLSGGMVLSGLFTALFGLGYFWDIHVLWYFIVVQVCNGLVQTTGWPAVVACVGNWFGKGKRGLIMGIWNSHTSVGNILGSLIAGAWVSSAWGLSFVVPGIIITTVGIICFFFLVEYPEDVDCSPPLHHMAHDEDPGGVTISEKDPEAVTSNEGPLSLSGQSSVDHSHSPKEPAEEPEAISFLGALRIPGVVEFSLCLLFAKLVSYTFLYWLPLYIVNVAHFGAKEAGDLSTLFDVGGILGGIFAGLISDYTGGRATTCCVMLVVAAPMLFLYNHIGQNGIGTSIAMLIICGALVNGPYALITTAVSADLGTHESLKGNAKALSTVTAIIDGTGSIGAALGPLLAGLISPTGWNNVFYMLIAADVLACLLLARVVVKEARGWCGYMARKRG; translated from the exons aTGAGGGCAGCGCTCGCCCCCGGGGTTCGCCTGCTCCGCGCCCTCCCCCGGGACAGCCG CTATCGGGGGCTGACTCTGGTACTGACCTTCCTCTCCTACACCAGCTACCACCTCTCCCGAAAACCCATCAGCATCGTCAAG agccagctgcaCCCCAACTGCTCAGCCTTGGGCCTGAACCCCCACAATGACTCCAACAGCAGCACATGGTGCTGCTGGGCCCCCTTTG ATGGGGACAACTACAAGGAGCTTTTTGGGGCGCTGGATAATGCCTTCCTGGTGGCCTACGCCATCGGGATGTTTATCAG cGGCATTTTTGGGGAGCGCCTCCCTCTGCGCTATTACCTGTCGGGGGGAATGGTGCTGAGTGGGCTCTTCACTGCACTTTTCGGCCTCGGCTACTTCTGGGACATCCATGTCCTCTGGTACTTCATCGTTGTGCAG GTCTGCAATGGGCTGGTGCAGACGACTGGCTGGCCTGCGGTCGTGGCATGCGTTGGAAACTGGTTTGGGAAAGGAAA GAGAGGTTTGATCATGGGCATCTGGAACTCGCACACCTCCGTCGGCAACATCTTAGGGTCGCTCATCGCCGGCGCCTGGGTTTCCTCTGCCTGGGGCCTGTCCTTCGTTGTGCCCGGCATCATCATCACCACCGTGGGCATCATCTGCTTCTTCTTCCTCGTGGAGT atCCTGAAGATGTTGACTGCAGTCCACCTCTGCATCAC ATGGCTCATGACGAGGATCCTGGAGGAGTGACCATCAGTGAGAAGGATCCTGAAGCAGTCACCTCCAACGAGGGCCCACTCAGCCTCTCAGGCCAGAGCAGTGTGGATCACTCCCACAGCCCCAAGGAGCCAGCTGAGGAGCCCGAAGCCATCAGCTTCCTTGGGGCACTTCGGATACCT ggTGTGGTGGAGttctccctgtgcctgctcttTGCCAAACTGGTGAGCTACACCTTCCTCTACTGGCTGCCCCTCTACATTGTCAACGTCG CTCATTTCGGTGCCAAGGAAGCCGGGGACCTGTCGACCCTCTTTGATGTTGGGGGTATTTTAG GGGGGATCTTTGCTGGCCTCATCTCTGACTACACTGGCGGCAGGGCCACCACGTGCTGCGTGATGCTGGTGGTTGCCGCTCCCATG ctgttcctgTATAACCACATCGGTCAGAACGGCATTGGCACATCAATAG CGATGCTGATCATCTGTGGTGCTCTGGTTAATGGGCCCTACGCGCTCATCACAACAGCGGTGTCGGCAGATTTG GGAACCCATGAATCTCTCAAAGGAAATGCCAAAGCCCTTTCGACTGTCACAGCCATCATCGACGGCACGGGATCCATTG GTGCTGCACTGGGGCCGCTGCTCGCTGGGCTCATCTCTCCCACGGGCTGGAATAATGTCTTTTACATGTTGATAGCTGCTGATGTCCTGGCTTGTCTG CTCCTTGCTCGTGTGGTGGTCAAAGAGGCCCGTGGCTGGTGTGGCTACATGGCGAGGAAGAGAGG GTGA
- the SLC37A2 gene encoding glucose-6-phosphate exchanger SLC37A2 isoform X3 — protein sequence MRAALAPGVRLLRALPRDSRYRGLTLVLTFLSYTSYHLSRKPISIVKSQLHPNCSALGLNPHNDSNSSTWCCWAPFDGDNYKELFGALDNAFLVAYAIGMFISGIFGERLPLRYYLSGGMVLSGLFTALFGLGYFWDIHVLWYFIVVQVCNGLVQTTGWPAVVACVGNWFGKGKRGLIMGIWNSHTSVGNILGSLIAGAWVSSAWGLSFVVPGIIITTVGIICFFFLVEYPEDVDCSPPLHHMAHDEDPGGVTISEKDPEAVTSNEGPLSLSGQSSVDHSHSPKEPAEEPEAISFLGALRIPGVVEFSLCLLFAKLVSYTFLYWLPLYIVNVAHFGAKEAGDLSTLFDVGGILGGIFAGLISDYTGGRATTCCVMLVVAAPMLFLYNHIGQNGIGTSIAMLIICGALVNGPYALITTAVSADLGTHESLKGNAKALSTVTAIIDGTGSIGAALGPLLAGLISPTGWNNVFYMLIAADVLACLLLARVVVKEARGWCGYMARKRGFKEF from the exons aTGAGGGCAGCGCTCGCCCCCGGGGTTCGCCTGCTCCGCGCCCTCCCCCGGGACAGCCG CTATCGGGGGCTGACTCTGGTACTGACCTTCCTCTCCTACACCAGCTACCACCTCTCCCGAAAACCCATCAGCATCGTCAAG agccagctgcaCCCCAACTGCTCAGCCTTGGGCCTGAACCCCCACAATGACTCCAACAGCAGCACATGGTGCTGCTGGGCCCCCTTTG ATGGGGACAACTACAAGGAGCTTTTTGGGGCGCTGGATAATGCCTTCCTGGTGGCCTACGCCATCGGGATGTTTATCAG cGGCATTTTTGGGGAGCGCCTCCCTCTGCGCTATTACCTGTCGGGGGGAATGGTGCTGAGTGGGCTCTTCACTGCACTTTTCGGCCTCGGCTACTTCTGGGACATCCATGTCCTCTGGTACTTCATCGTTGTGCAG GTCTGCAATGGGCTGGTGCAGACGACTGGCTGGCCTGCGGTCGTGGCATGCGTTGGAAACTGGTTTGGGAAAGGAAA GAGAGGTTTGATCATGGGCATCTGGAACTCGCACACCTCCGTCGGCAACATCTTAGGGTCGCTCATCGCCGGCGCCTGGGTTTCCTCTGCCTGGGGCCTGTCCTTCGTTGTGCCCGGCATCATCATCACCACCGTGGGCATCATCTGCTTCTTCTTCCTCGTGGAGT atCCTGAAGATGTTGACTGCAGTCCACCTCTGCATCAC ATGGCTCATGACGAGGATCCTGGAGGAGTGACCATCAGTGAGAAGGATCCTGAAGCAGTCACCTCCAACGAGGGCCCACTCAGCCTCTCAGGCCAGAGCAGTGTGGATCACTCCCACAGCCCCAAGGAGCCAGCTGAGGAGCCCGAAGCCATCAGCTTCCTTGGGGCACTTCGGATACCT ggTGTGGTGGAGttctccctgtgcctgctcttTGCCAAACTGGTGAGCTACACCTTCCTCTACTGGCTGCCCCTCTACATTGTCAACGTCG CTCATTTCGGTGCCAAGGAAGCCGGGGACCTGTCGACCCTCTTTGATGTTGGGGGTATTTTAG GGGGGATCTTTGCTGGCCTCATCTCTGACTACACTGGCGGCAGGGCCACCACGTGCTGCGTGATGCTGGTGGTTGCCGCTCCCATG ctgttcctgTATAACCACATCGGTCAGAACGGCATTGGCACATCAATAG CGATGCTGATCATCTGTGGTGCTCTGGTTAATGGGCCCTACGCGCTCATCACAACAGCGGTGTCGGCAGATTTG GGAACCCATGAATCTCTCAAAGGAAATGCCAAAGCCCTTTCGACTGTCACAGCCATCATCGACGGCACGGGATCCATTG GTGCTGCACTGGGGCCGCTGCTCGCTGGGCTCATCTCTCCCACGGGCTGGAATAATGTCTTTTACATGTTGATAGCTGCTGATGTCCTGGCTTGTCTG CTCCTTGCTCGTGTGGTGGTCAAAGAGGCCCGTGGCTGGTGTGGCTACATGGCGAGGAAGAGAGG GTTTAAGGAGTTTTGA
- the SLC37A2 gene encoding glucose-6-phosphate exchanger SLC37A2 isoform X1: MRAALAPGVRLLRALPRDSRYRGLTLVLTFLSYTSYHLSRKPISIVKSQLHPNCSALGLNPHNDSNSSTWCCWAPFDGDNYKELFGALDNAFLVAYAIGMFISGIFGERLPLRYYLSGGMVLSGLFTALFGLGYFWDIHVLWYFIVVQVCNGLVQTTGWPAVVACVGNWFGKGKRGLIMGIWNSHTSVGNILGSLIAGAWVSSAWGLSFVVPGIIITTVGIICFFFLVEYPEDVDCSPPLHHMAHDEDPGGVTISEKDPEAVTSNEGPLSLSGQSSVDHSHSPKEPAEEPEAISFLGALRIPGVVEFSLCLLFAKLVSYTFLYWLPLYIVNVAHFGAKEAGDLSTLFDVGGILGGIFAGLISDYTGGRATTCCVMLVVAAPMLFLYNHIGQNGIGTSIAMLIICGALVNGPYALITTAVSADLGTHESLKGNAKALSTVTAIIDGTGSIGAALGPLLAGLISPTGWNNVFYMLIAADVLACLLLARVVVKEARGWCGYMARKRGYVVTNLGQPLVPRCQNTASLPLQKDVCYPLLLLLHLHVGIAPGFAKPSA; encoded by the exons aTGAGGGCAGCGCTCGCCCCCGGGGTTCGCCTGCTCCGCGCCCTCCCCCGGGACAGCCG CTATCGGGGGCTGACTCTGGTACTGACCTTCCTCTCCTACACCAGCTACCACCTCTCCCGAAAACCCATCAGCATCGTCAAG agccagctgcaCCCCAACTGCTCAGCCTTGGGCCTGAACCCCCACAATGACTCCAACAGCAGCACATGGTGCTGCTGGGCCCCCTTTG ATGGGGACAACTACAAGGAGCTTTTTGGGGCGCTGGATAATGCCTTCCTGGTGGCCTACGCCATCGGGATGTTTATCAG cGGCATTTTTGGGGAGCGCCTCCCTCTGCGCTATTACCTGTCGGGGGGAATGGTGCTGAGTGGGCTCTTCACTGCACTTTTCGGCCTCGGCTACTTCTGGGACATCCATGTCCTCTGGTACTTCATCGTTGTGCAG GTCTGCAATGGGCTGGTGCAGACGACTGGCTGGCCTGCGGTCGTGGCATGCGTTGGAAACTGGTTTGGGAAAGGAAA GAGAGGTTTGATCATGGGCATCTGGAACTCGCACACCTCCGTCGGCAACATCTTAGGGTCGCTCATCGCCGGCGCCTGGGTTTCCTCTGCCTGGGGCCTGTCCTTCGTTGTGCCCGGCATCATCATCACCACCGTGGGCATCATCTGCTTCTTCTTCCTCGTGGAGT atCCTGAAGATGTTGACTGCAGTCCACCTCTGCATCAC ATGGCTCATGACGAGGATCCTGGAGGAGTGACCATCAGTGAGAAGGATCCTGAAGCAGTCACCTCCAACGAGGGCCCACTCAGCCTCTCAGGCCAGAGCAGTGTGGATCACTCCCACAGCCCCAAGGAGCCAGCTGAGGAGCCCGAAGCCATCAGCTTCCTTGGGGCACTTCGGATACCT ggTGTGGTGGAGttctccctgtgcctgctcttTGCCAAACTGGTGAGCTACACCTTCCTCTACTGGCTGCCCCTCTACATTGTCAACGTCG CTCATTTCGGTGCCAAGGAAGCCGGGGACCTGTCGACCCTCTTTGATGTTGGGGGTATTTTAG GGGGGATCTTTGCTGGCCTCATCTCTGACTACACTGGCGGCAGGGCCACCACGTGCTGCGTGATGCTGGTGGTTGCCGCTCCCATG ctgttcctgTATAACCACATCGGTCAGAACGGCATTGGCACATCAATAG CGATGCTGATCATCTGTGGTGCTCTGGTTAATGGGCCCTACGCGCTCATCACAACAGCGGTGTCGGCAGATTTG GGAACCCATGAATCTCTCAAAGGAAATGCCAAAGCCCTTTCGACTGTCACAGCCATCATCGACGGCACGGGATCCATTG GTGCTGCACTGGGGCCGCTGCTCGCTGGGCTCATCTCTCCCACGGGCTGGAATAATGTCTTTTACATGTTGATAGCTGCTGATGTCCTGGCTTGTCTG CTCCTTGCTCGTGTGGTGGTCAAAGAGGCCCGTGGCTGGTGTGGCTACATGGCGAGGAAGAGAGGGTACGTAGTTACCAACCTGGGGCAGCCTCTGGTCCCACGATGCCAAAACACGGCGTCATTGCCACTCCAGAAAGATGTTTGTTATCccttgctgttgctgctgcatCTTCACGTGGGCATCGCCCCGGGCTTCGCCAAGCCGTCTGCCTGA